The Coffea arabica cultivar ET-39 chromosome 1e, Coffea Arabica ET-39 HiFi, whole genome shotgun sequence genome has a window encoding:
- the LOC113689700 gene encoding cytochrome P450 93B2-like: protein MEFMLVVVLLWTTIFVFLSTLVYRWIFSSKDQQVPRGPSALPIIGHLHLLGPNLHRSFHQLSLHYGPLLHLRLGSVPCVVASTPELAREFLKTNELSFSSRKLTPAIKLVTYDASFAFAPYGPFWKFIKKLATQELLGSTNLRNFEKIRKMEVHAFLSDLMRKAKVGEEVNVTEEIMNLANNIISQMMFSLRCSDGESDQAQQARTVIREVTEIFGEFDVSDIIGFGGSLDLQGIRKRAKNIHTRYDTLLERIISDREILRSAKRLQNKEDGGSNEANDFLDMLLDTMENQTSEVKVTRNNIKAVILDFFTAATDTTSIAIEWALVELINNPRVLEKAQEEINKVVEGKHRLAEESDTPHLPYIQAIIKETLRLHPPIPMLIRKSVNECNVAGSKIPAHALLFVNIWSIGRNEKYWENPLEFRPERFLEPNGDGDPSRIRDIKGHHFELLPFGTGRRGCPGMSLAILELPNILALILQCFDFEVPTLHAGKTEGTGLDMAERPGLTAPRANDLICRLKSRIDHPLNILSSPQSQDMF from the exons ATGGAGTTTATGCTGGTTGTAGTTCTATTATGGACGACCATCTTCGTCTTTCTCTCAACCCTTGTGTATCGATGGATATTTTCCTCCAAAGACCAGCAGGTGCCACGGGGCCCTTCGGCCTTACCCATCATCGGCCATCTTCATCTCCTTGGCCCCAATCTTCACCGCTCTTTTCACCAACTTTCACTCCACTATGGTCCTTTACTTCATCTCCGCCTTGGTTCTGTCCCTTGTGTGGTAGCATCCACTCCCGAGCTAGCTAGAGAGTTTCTCAAAACTAATGAACTTTCGTTTTCGTCCCGCAAGCTTACCCCTGCAATTAAACTAGTTACATATGATGCTTCCTTCGCTTTTGCACCCTACGGTCCGTTCTGGAAATTCATCAAGAAATTGGCCACTCAGGAGCTACTGGGCTCGACGAACCTacgtaattttgaaaaaataaggaaaatggagGTGCATGCATTTCTCTCTGATCTAATGAGAAAAGCAAAAGTCGGCGAGGAAGTCAATGTgactgaagaaataatgaatttGGCCAACAATATTATCTCCCAAATGATGTTCAGTTTAAGGTGCTCGGATGGAGAAAGTGATCAGGCTCAGCAGGCTAGGACCGTCATTCGCGAGGTGACAGaaatttttggggaatttgatGTCTCGGATATCATAGGGTTTGGTGGAAGCCTCGATTTGCAGGGAATAAGGAAGAGAGCCAAGAACATTCACACAAGGTACGATACTTTGCTGGAGAGGATCATCTCAGATAGAGAAATACTAAGGAGTGCTAAAAGACTGCAAAACAAAGAAGATGGAGGAAGCAATGAGGCAAATGATTTTCTTGACATGTTGCTTGACACGATGGAGAATCAGACTAGCGAAGTGAAAGTGACAAGAAATAATATCAAGGCCGTAATCTTG GACTTTTTCACTGCCGCCACGGATACGACATCCATTGCCATAGAATGGGCGTTAGTTGAACTCATCAACAATCCAAGAGTGCTCGAGAAAGCGCAAGAGGAGATCAATAAAGTAGTGGAAGGAAAACACAGGCTTGCAGAAGAATCAGACACTCCTCATTTGCCCTATATTCAGGCAATTATAAAGGAGACTTTACGACTTCATCCACCAATTCCAATGCTCATAAGAAAATCGGTGAATGAATGCAATGTAGCCGGATCCAAAATCCCAGCTCATGCCTTGCTTTTTGTGAACATTTGGTCCATCggaagaaatgaaaaatacTGGGAAAATCCGCTGGAATTCCGGCCTGAGCGATTCCTGGAGCCTAATGGTGATGGCGATCCATCACGCATTAGAGACATCAAGGGGCATCATTTTGAGCTTTTGCCCTTTGGGACTGGAAGAAGAGGCTGTCCTGGGATGTCCTTGGCTATTCTGGAGTTGCCAAACATTCTTGCACTTATTTTACAGTGCTTCGACTTCGAGGTGCCAACTTTGCATGCAGGGAAAACAGAGGGTACCGGTCTTGATATGGCTGAACGACCAGGATTAACAGCTCCAAGGGCAAATGATCTAATTTGCCGCCTTAAATCACGAATTGATCATCCCCTTAATATCCTCTCCAGTCCTCAAAGTCAAGACATGTTCTAA
- the LOC113709326 gene encoding uncharacterized protein, producing MSVFVSSMQNLRSSKSIHLALSKFNLHYHCQTRSFRTHHHRFPKSNSRIRKPIPYLDEIKGCGDTEEALIIFYQYKEKGFKHDYPSYSALMYKLAKARNFEAVETLLDSLKNYNIRCKETLFIALFQVYCKAKLSCKAIELFRNMTSFNCVRTLQSFNAILNALVDDDCLSDANEIFGESAKMGLRLNSVSFNIMIKMWLQKGEWDRAREVFDEMLEREVKPSVVTYNSLIGFLCKRGELDKAKVLVKDMMKKGKRPNAVTYALLMEGLCFVGKFKEAKKLMFDMEYQGCKPRPVNYGVLMTDLGKRGEFEKAKGLLIEMKKRKMRPDVVMFNIIINCLCKVGRAAEAYKLLVEMQVGGCEPNAASYRMMVDGFCRAGEFESGVKVLNAMLRSRHFPRPETVVCLFMGLIKSGNLDNACFILEEMLKRKIMIDLKSWEALVVESCGDEMDVNRIMTKILVLN from the coding sequence ATGTCCGTTTTCGTTTCTTCCATGCAGAACTTaagatcatcaaaatcaatacaTCTTGCACTCTCAAAATTCAACCTTCACTATCACTGTCAGACACGATCCTTCCGCACTCACCATCATCGTTTTCCAAAATCCAATTCAAGAATTCGTAAACCCATACCATACCTGGATGAAATCAAAGGTTGCGGGGATACAGAGGAAGCCCTTATTATCTTCTATCAGTACAAAGAAAAGGGCTTCAAACATGACTATCCTTCCTACTCCGCCCTCATGTACAAGCTTGCCAAAGCTCGAAACTTCGAAGCCGTCGAAACCCTTTTGGATTCCCTCAAGAATTACAATATTCGATGCAAAGAAACTCTTTTTATTGCCTTATTTCAGGTTTATTGCAAAGCCAAGTTGTCTTGCAAGGCCATTGAACTTTTTAGGAACATGACGTCATTCAATTGTGTCCGTACACTTCAGTCTTTTAATGCGATTCTTAATGCTTTGGTTGATGATGATTGTTTGTCTGATGCTAATGAGATTTTTGGGGAGTCCGCGAAGATGGGTTTGCGATTGAACTCTGTTTCGTTCAATATTATGATCAAAATGTGGCTTCAAAAGGGCGAATGGGATAGAGCTCGggaagtgtttgatgaaatgcttgAGAGAGAGGTGAAGCCCAGTGTTGTGACTTATAATAGTTTAATTGGGTTTTTGTGTAAAAGGGGCGAGCTTGATAAAGCTAAGGTTTTGGTTAAGGATATGATGAAGAAGGGGAAAAGACCAAATGCTGTTACTTATGCTCTGCTGATGGAAGGCCTTTGCTTTGTGGGGAAGTTTAAAGAGGCCAAGAAGCTGATGTTTGATATGGAGTATCAAGGTTGTAAACCAAGGCCCGTGAATTATGGAGTTCTGATGACTGATCTTGGAAAGAGAGGTGAGTTTGAAAAGGCTAAAGGATTGCTGATTGaaatgaagaaaaggaagatgagGCCAGATGTTGTAATGTTTAACATAATAATCAACTGTTTGTGTAAGGTAGGCAGGGCTGCAGAGGCTTATAAGTTATTAGTTGAAATGCAAGTGGGAGGGTGCGAACCGAATGCAGCTAGTTACAGAATGATGGTTGATGGGTTTTGTAGAGCAGGtgaatttgagagtggtgtAAAGGTGTTAAATGCAATGCTAAGGAGTAGGCATTTTCCTCGACCAGAAacagttgtttgcttatttatGGGCTTAATCAAGAGTGGGAATTTGGATAATGCATGCTTTATTTTGGAAGAGATGTTGAAAAGAAAGATAATGATTGACCTGAAGTCATGGGAAGCCTTAGTTGTGGAGTCTTGTGGGGACGAAATGGATGTTAATAGGATTATGACCAAAATCTTAGtcttgaattga
- the LOC113709334 gene encoding dirigent protein 25-like, which yields MATVQCNNIQLTAILSLLILALAVTCATSARILDEEVVAPTLPPEGADPDDTAVPNVTPGGTAAPAAVASNGVGAESPDHMLTFFMHDILGGSTPSAIAVTGVVTNPAVGGQVPFAKPNGAVLPVNNGIPVNNANSGIINNNNIPFLTGLSGTAPNLVQQNGNSIIGGGFGFPALNPAQFPTGTTFQSLMFGTMTVFDDELTEGHELGSGLVGKAQGFYIASSEDGTSQTMVFTVMFASGSYADSLSFFGVHRTAVSESHLAIMGGTGKYVNAKGLATVKTFPANLNQHTTDGVETVLEITVYLAY from the coding sequence ATGGCTACCGTGCAGTGTAACAATATCCAGCTCACAGCAATACTCTCCCTCCTCATTTTAGCACTTGCAGTCACTTGTGCTACCTCAGCTAGAATCCTTGATGAGGAGGTAGTTGCCCCCACACTTCCACCCGAAGGCGCTGATCCGGATGACACagcagttcctaatgtaacgcCCGGGGGTACTGCTGCTCCAGCTGCAGTCGCAAGTAATGGAGTTGGTGCTGAGAGTCCCGATCACATGCTGACCTTTTTCATGCATGACATTCTAGGTGGATCAACCCCTTCGGCAATAGCTGTAACTGGAGTGGTAACTAATCCAGCCGTGGGCGGCCAAGTCCCCTTTGCCAAGCCTAATGGTGCAGTCCTGCCCGTGAATAACGGCATCCCAGTAAACAATGCTAATAGTGGAATTATCAACAATAACAACATCCCCTTCCTCACTGGCCTCAGCGGAACCGCACCTAATTTGGTTCAGCAGAATGGAAACTCAATAATTGGAGGAGGGTTTGGTTTCCCAGCCTTAAATCCTGCACAATTCCCTACAGGAACTACATTTCAGTCACTCATGTTTGGTACCATGACAGTGTTTGATGATGAGCTAACGGAAGGGCACGAGCTCGGTTCAGGCTTGGTAGGCAAAGCACAAGGGTTTTACATTGCTAGTTCAGAGGACGGTACTAGCCAGACCATGGTTTTCACTGTGATGTTTGCAAGTGGCAGCTATGCTGATAGCCTGAGCTTTTTTGGGGTCCATAGAACTGCTGTCTCGGAGTCCCATCTTGCCATCATGGGTGGGACTGGAAAGTACGTAAATGCCAAGGGACTTGCAACTGTAAAGACCTTCCCTGCAAATCTCAACCAACATACTACAGATGGGGTGGAGACTGTGTTGGAGATCACTGTGTATCTTGCTTATTAG